A genome region from Solanum stenotomum isolate F172 unplaced genomic scaffold, ASM1918654v1 scaffold33028, whole genome shotgun sequence includes the following:
- the LOC125852221 gene encoding disease resistance protein RPP13-like — translation MADAFLSFAVQKLGDFLIQQVSLRKNLRKEVEWLRNELLFIQSFLKDAELKQCVDHRVQQWVFEINTIANDAVAILETYTFEADKGASCLKAWACIYRKEKKFYNVAEEIQSLKQRIIDISRKRETYGITNINSNAGEGPSNHVRTLRRTTSYVDDQDYIFVGLQDVVQTLLSELLKAAPRRSVVSIYGMGGLGKTTLARNLYKNPNIASSFSTRAWICVSQEYNTMDLLKTIIKSIQGRTKGTLGLLETMTEGDLEVHLRDLLKERKYLVVVDDVWQREAWESLKRAFPDGKNGSRVIITTRKEDVAERADNRGFVHKLRFLSQEESWDLFCRKLLDVRAMVPAMESLAKDMVEKCRGLPLAIVVLSGLLSHRGGLDKWQEVKDQLWKNIIEDKFIEISCILSLSYNDLSTVLKQCFLYFGIFPEDQVLEADNIIRLWMAEGFVPRGEERMEDVAEGFLNELIRRSLVQVVDTFWEKVTHCRVHDLLRDLVIQKALEVNFFDIYDPKNHSISSLCIRHGIHSQGVRYLSLDLSNLKLRSILFFDPNFHKISLIKFRSVFQHLYVLYLDTMNWNMYRVPDAIGSLYHLKFLRLRGIRDLPTSIGNLKNLQTLIVNEGLYSCRLPRETADLINLRHLVASYSKPLKLISKLTSLEVLQGVCCDQWIDVDPVDLVNLRELSMQRIMKSYSLNNISILKNLSTLRLFCDHLEESFPSLEFVNSCQKLQKLCLHGKIEKLPLFPNSITMIEDPMPILGMLPNLRNLILEDAYEGKEIMCSDNSFSQLEFLHLIKLRNLERWHLGTSAMPLIKGLGIHHCSELKETPERMKDVEEKLNEIDLGKHMASFLW, via the coding sequence ATGGCTGATGCCTTTCTGTCATTTGCAGTTCAAAAATTGGGTGATTTCCTCATACAACAAGTTTCCCTGCGTAAAAATCTGAGAAAGGAAGTTGAGTGGCTGAGAAATGAGCTACTCTTCATACAATCTTTCCTCAAAGATGCAGAACTAAAGCAATGTGTAGATCATAGAGTTCAACAATGGGTGTTTGAAATCAACACTATTGCTAATGATGCTGTTGCTATACTCGAGACTTACACCTTTGAGGCTGATAAAGGTGCTAGTTGTCTCAAGGCTTGGGCTTGCATATATAGGAAGGAGAAGAAATTCTACAATGTCGCCGAGGAGATTCAATCACTCAAGCAGCGAATCATAGATATCTCTCGCAAACGAGAGACTTATGGTATTACAAATATCAATAGTAATGCTGGGGAAGGGCCAAGTAATCACGTTAGAACATTGAGGAGAACTACCTCATATGTGGATGACCAGGATTACATTTTTGTTGGACTTCAGGATGTTGTACAAACATTGCTATCTGAACTTCTCAAAGCAGCGCCTCGTCGAAGCGTCGTCTCCATTTATGGAATGGGCGGATTAGGCAAGACCACTCTTGCAAGAAACCTCTACAAAAATCCTAATATAGCGTCTAGCTTCTCTACACGTGCTTGGATATGTGTTTCTCAAGAGTACAACACAATGGATCTTCTCAAGACTATCATAAAATCCATCCAAGGTCGCACCAAAGGAACTCTAGGATTGTTAGAAACTATGACAGAAGGAGATCTAGAAGTTCACCTTCGTGATCTATTGAAAGAACGCAAATACCTTGTGGTGGTTGATGATGTATGGCAGAGAGAAGCATGGGAAAGTTTGAAAAGAGCATTCCCGGATGGCAAGAATGGCAGCAGAGTTATTATTACCACGCGCAAAGAGGATGTCGCTGAAAGAGCAGACAACAGAGGTTTTGTCCATAAACTTCGTTTCCTAAGCCAAGAAGAAAGTTGGGATCTCTTTTGTAGGAAACTACTTGATGTTCGAGCAATGGTTCCAGCAATGGAAAGCCTAGCTAAGGATATGGTGGAAAAGTGTAGAGGCTTACCTCTTGCAATTGTTGTATTGAGTGGACTACTTTCGCATAGAGGGGGGCTGGACAAATGGCAAGAAGTGAAAGATCAACTTTGGAAGAACATTATTGAAGATAAATTTATTGAAATCTCCTGCATTCTATCATTAAGCTACAATGATTTGTCAACTGTGCTCAAGCAGTGTTTTCTGTACTTTGGTATTTTTCCAGAAGATCAAGTTCTCGAGGCTGATAACATAATAAGGTTGTGGATGGCTGAGGGTTTCGTAccaagaggagaagaaagaatggaGGATGTCGCTGAAGGCTTCTTGAATGAGCTGATAAGAAGAAGCTTGGTTCAAGTGGTAGACACATTTTGGGAAAAAGTTACTCATTGTAGGGTTCATGATTTACTTCGTGATCTTGTGATACAAAAGGCATTGGAGGTGAACTTCTTTGACATTTATGATCCAAAGAACCACTCCATATCCTCTTTATGTATCAGACATGGCATTCATAGTCAAGGAGTAAGGTACCTCTCACTTGATCTTTCTAACTTAAAGTTGAGGTCAATTTTGTTCTTTGATCCAAATTTTCATAAGATTAGTCTTATAAAATTCAGGAGTGTGTTCCAACATCTGTATGTGTTGTACTTGGATACAATGAATTGGAATATGTATAGAGTACCTGATGCCATAGGAAGTTTGTACCACCTCAAGTTCTTAAGATTGAGAGGTATCCGTGATCTTCCAACTTCCATTGGCAACCTCAAGAATCTACAGACACTTATTGTCAATGAGGGGCTATACTCTTGCAGACTACCCCGCGAGACAGCTGACCTGATAAATCTAAGACATTTAGTTGCTTCGTATTCAAAACCTCTGAAACTTATAAGCAAACTCACTAGTCTTGAAGTTCTTCAAGGCGTTTGTTGTGATCAGTGGATAGATGTTGACCCtgttgatttagtcaatcttcGAGAATTAAGCATGCAACGTATTATGAAATCTTACTCCTTAAACAACATTAGCATCTTGAAAAACCTTAGCACTCTCAGATTGTTTTGTGACCATCTTGAAGAATCATTCCCATCCCTGGAATTTGTTAATTCTTGTCAAAAGCTCCAGAAATTGTGCTTACATGGGAAAATAGAGAAACTGCCTCTGTTTCCAAATTCCATCACAATGATAGAAGATCCGATGCCTATTTTGGGAATGTTGCCAAACCTAAGGAATCTCATATTAGAAGATGCTtatgaaggaaaagaaataatgtgCAGTGATAACAGCTTCAGTCAACTCGAGTTCCTTCATCTTATAAAACTTCGGAACCTAGAAAGATGGCATTTAGGCACAAGTGCAATGCCTCTCATTAAAGGTCTTGGTATCCATCACTGTTCAGAGCTGAAGGAGACTCCAGAGAGAATGAAAGATGTTGAAGAGAAATTAAATGAGATAGATCTTGGCAAGCATATGGCAAGTTTTCTTTGGTAA